The window GGGGAACCGGGACAGGGGGCTCACCAGTTGCTGCAGAGATAGCCAAAGATTTGGGGGCTCTGACCGTAGGAGTGGTTACCAAGCCATTTATGTTTGAAGGACCCATTCGCTTTAAGCAGGCTGAACAAGGACTGAAAAACATGAAGAGAAAAGTTGATACTTTAATCGTTATTCCCAACCAGAGACTATTTGCCATTATTGATGAAACCACTCCTGCTCTGGATGCCTTTAAAGTGGCTGACGATGTTCTCCGCCAGGCAGTACAGAGTATCTCAGAGATTATTACATCACGTGGAATGATTAATGTTGATTTTGCTGATGTGAAGACGATTATGGTCGGTGCCGGAGAGGCACTAATGGGAATGGGCTGGGCACGGGGGAAAGATAGAGCAATTAAGGCGGCTAAGGCAGCTATAAATTGTCCTTTGTTAGAAGATGTTTCTATTATAGGCGCCAAAGGTATTTTGGTTAATATTACCGGAAATAGAGATATTACTATGTTTGAAATTAAAGAGGCAATGGACTTAATTCACAATGCTTCCGCCTCGGGAGCAAATGTCTTCTTTGGTCAGGCATTCGATGAGAGCCTCAAAGATGTGGTAAAAGTTACTGTAATTGCTACTGGCTTTCCTCCACCACGACTTCTTCCGGAAGAGAAATTCACACAGGAAGAGTTCGCCGGGGATTCATGGGAAGACAAGAGGGAATTATTGAGAGAGCCTGGCTATCTGAAGGAGAACCTGCGAGTACCCGCTATTCTTCGGAGAAAGAAGAAGTACCGGTAATTCTGATGATTTTTGGGAGCTGAGATGGGAATTGCTGACCTTTTACGCGAAATGGTTGATAAAAAGGGTTCCGACCTGCATCTCCGTGTGGGAAGTCCGCCCATTTTTCGAATCGATGGACGGCTTGTACGCAGTTCATATCCCCATCTTAGTCCCAAGGAGACTGAGCGGATCGGCCTATCCCTTTTAAATGAGAAGCAGAAACAGATTTTGGAGGAGAACCACGAGTGCGACCTGTCTTATGCAATAGAAGGATTGGCCCGTTTCAGAATCAATATTTTCTTCCAGAAAGGAACTATTCACATAGCATTTCGCCTTGTGCCTTTTGAAATTCCTAATTTTGAACAGTTAAATTTGCCTCCTGTATTAAAAAAGATTTCAGAGAATGACCGGGGACTTGTATTGGTCACAGGACCGACGGGCTGTGGCAAATCTACAACGTTGGCGGCAATTGTCGACTACATTAATTCCACACGTTCCGTTCATGTTATAACAATCGAAGATCCTATTGAATTTCTCCATCAAGATAAGAAAAGCGTTATAACTCAAAGGGAGTTAGGTAAAGATACGCTCGATTATCCTGCTGCCTTAAAACATATTGTCCGCCAGGATCCCAATGTAATTCTGGTAGGTGAAATGAGAGATTTAGCCACAATGGCTGCATCATTAACTGCCGCCCAGTTGGGAAGCCTTGTACTATCCACGGTCCATACGATCGATGCCATTCAAACAATAACTCGTATTATAGACCTTTTTCCACCCTACCAACAGAATCAAGTTCGCCTGCAATTGGCTGATACTTTGAAAGCAGTGATTTCCCAGAGGCTTCTGCCCAGAGCTGATGGAAAGGGTAGAGTACCTGCAGTGGAAGTTCTGGTTGCTACTGCGCTGGTCAAGAAATTGATAGAAGAAAATAATATAGGAGAAATTCTTGGTGCTATGGGAAAAGGCGATTATTACGGAATGCAAAGTTTCAATCAGGCATTACAGAAATTGTATAGTAAGGGACTGGTCAAGATGGAAGATGCTTTAGCTTCTGCCAGTACCCCCGAAGAGCTTCTATTATATATTCGCGGAATAGATTCAGGAAGTGGTGCAAAAACTTAAAGATTTGTGGGCACAATTTCGAATTGTGCATACTGTATATTTTAATGGTTAATGAGAGACTTCTTTCTTCCCATCTCCTTTACTTCTAAGTTTCCTGTTTTAGCTGGCATTACAACTTACAGTGCAGGTAATGCAAAATTCCCAAAAAAGAGAAGAGAAATAGCCCGCCGATTAAACATACCGTATTCTCGAATCACTACTGGAGAGCAGATACATAAGAATAGTATCGCTATAGTTAGAGAGAAAGATTTAGGCAGAGAGTTTCCCACTACAGATGGGCTTATTACTGACCTACCCAATGTTCCTCTTGCCATATTTGTTGCAGACTGCCCTCCCATATTCCTTTTCCACCCGCAAAGGAAAAAAATAGTGGGTCTCCTGCATGCCGGTTGGCGAAGCACAGTTGCCAATATTTCTTCCCAAGCAGTGGAGGTAATGTCAGAGATTTTTGGAGTAAAAGCAAGAAATCTTCTTGTAGTCATTGGACCGCATATTTGCAAAGAATGTTATAGAGTCTCCTGGTCTCCAGTAGCAAAATCTTTCACTGAGTGCTTTGAGTCTTTTGGAAGAGAAGTTTTAGCCTCGATAATTTCAGACTCCCCTCAAGCCTCCCAGGAAAAATTTTGGTCCATTGATTTAGCCAAGGCAAATTCATACCAGTTGCAGCGAGCAGGAGTTCTCCCGGAAAATATAGAAATAATTTCCACCTGTACTTATGAACATAAGAATTTCTTTTCCTATCGCCGAGATAAAGCCTCTGCTGGACGGATGATGGCAATAATCCAACTAAATTTTTCTTGACTTCGTTTTAGACATAATATATTATTAAATATCACAAAAAGTCTAAATATATCAAAAGATATAAGAAAAAACCACAAGAAGAGAGGAAAGAATAATGCAAAGATTAATGACTATAAGAGAGGTAGCAGATTATCTTAGATTGAGTAAAGTTACAGTGTACAAAATGACCCGCCAGGGTAAGATTCCTGCCTTAAAAATTGGGAAACAGTGGCGTTACAACAAGTCAGAAATAGATTCTTGGGTTAAGCAAAAATCGAATAGTAAGCACCATTAAATCCTGAAATGGAGAAGAGAATGAAAAGGATTTTAACTTCAACAGATAGAAGGGCATCAATAAGAGTTTTAGCAGGAATCCCTGTTAAAGTAAAAGTGAGGGATTTACCCGGTAATATTCCGACGAGTTTCTCTGCAGAGACAGCCGATTTAAGTTCCCGGGGGGCTTCTCTCCTTTTAAATAATTCTCTACCAGTTTCTTCGAGGATTTCATTAACTCTTGATTTAGCCTTTCCTTTCCCCCGGCTGGAAGCAGATGCAAAAGTCCTCTGGAACTATTTCCTACCGAGAGATAAAAAATTTAATTGTGGAGTGCAATTTTTAGGTTTAAAGAAAGAGTATAAGAGAATATTAAAAGAATTTACAAAAACGAAAAGCAGTCTTGGCGAAGCAATACCTAAACGGAGAAGAACGGAAAGAAGAACAAAGGCTGAACGAAGAACCACGGTGATACCTGACCATGCTTCCAATTGCCGGCGAGTAAGAGATAGGAGGTCTTTTGAGCGTAGACAGACTCTGGGGAGGCGCTTTTTTCGAAAATTAACAGAATCAGTTCTACAGTTAATTCTTCTATTTAAAAAGAAAGATATCGAATCTTAATGCTTATAAATAAAATATGTCAATAAGAGAGAATTTAGAAAGAATTAAAGAGAAAATCCGAGTGAAGTCAGAATTGGTTGGTCGAGATCCTCAGGAGATAACTCTGGTGGCAGTGACTAAAACAGTAGAGGCGGATAGGATTGAAGAGGCAATAGCTGCGGGAGTAAATATTATTGGTGAGAGCCGAATCCAGGAAGCGAAAGAAAAATATAGAAAAGTAGAAAGTAGAATTATCTGGCACTTGGTGGGACACTTGCAGAGGAATAAGGCAAAGGATGCTGTTAAAATTTTTGATTTAATCCATTCCGTGGACAGCGCTAAATTGGCGAAAGAGATTGACAAGCAGGCCAGAAAAATCGGGAAGATACAGAAAATCTTAGTGGAAGTGAATGTCTGGGGTGAAGAATCGAAGTATGGATTAAATCCTGAAGAGATAATTACTTTTCTCCAAGAGATTAGCGGACTTCCCAACATAAAGATTAAAGGACTGATGACCGTGGCGCCCCTTTATGAAAATCCGGAAGATTGTAGACCCTGCTTTAGAAAACTAAAGGAACTTGTGGAAGAAATAAAAACTGAAAATATAAGAAATGTGGAAATGACATACCTGTCCATGGGTATGAGTAATGACTTTGAAGTGGCCATTGAGGAAGGTTCAAATATGGTGCGTATAGGAAGAGCAATCTTCGGGCCATAAAAATAATATAAGAGGAAAAGTTATGGAACAAAATGACGAAAAATGGATGAAAGAAAAGAGAAGAAAAGGAGGAGAAAGGCGCCGTCCTGGTGGAGGAAGACCCCCTTTTGTTGAACGTCGTAAAGGAAAAAGAAGGAAAAATTCATCTGCTATGGTCCCTAAAGAGAAAAAGAACCTATGGAAAGAGAAAAGGGTGGTTTTCATTGGCTGTGGAAATATGGGTAGTGCATTAATCTCGGGAATTCTGGAGAGCGGACTGATTAGTAAGGATAAGGTTTTGGTTACTGATATTAGACCTAAGCGGCTTGAGTATATCAGGGAAAAAGAAGGAGTCTCTACTACCGAGGACAACAGAGAAGCAGTGGAGAAGAGCGATGTTATTGTTTTGGCTGTAAAGCCCCAGGTAATTGGGAGGGTTCTTTCTGAAATTAAAGATGTTGTGACAGGAGATAAAGTGATTATCTCCATCGCTGCTGGAATTACTACAGGCTTTATAGAGAAAGCTCTTGGCAAAGAAGTTTCGGTGGTTAGAGTAATGCCCAATACTCCTGCTCTGGTCAAAACAGGTGCCTCAGGTCTCTCCCCAGGTAAGTATGCAGGCGAACAGGAAGAGGCTATTGCACAACAGATGATGCGTAGAGTGGGAATTGTAGTTAAAGTTCCTGAAGAGATGCTCGATGCAGTAACTGCCCTTTCAGGTAGCGGTCCAGCATATATATTCTATATCATTGAGTCGCTAATTGAGGCAGGGATGGAAATGGGGTTATCAGAGGATGATGCGAGAAAACTGGTTGGTCAGACGGTCCTCGGTGCAGTGAGGATGGTTATGGACACAGGGGAAAGTCCTCAAGTTTTAAGAGCGAGAGTGACATCGCCTGGCGGAACAACTGAAGCTGCATTGAAATATCTTGAGGAAAAAGGATTTCAGAAAATTTTGATTGCCGCCGTGAAGGAGGCTGCTATAAGGTCAAAAGAGCTAAGCACAGGTTAAGGATGTAGCTGCAGAGCGAAGCTCTGCTTTAAATAGAGTACTGGAGCGATAGCTCCGCGTTATAATCGCGAAGCTTTGCTTCGCTACTCCAAGGACTTGTTCCCATAATTTGAAAGCTGCAATTTTAAATTTGTTATTTGAAACTTGAAAGAGGAAGTGGTATGCAATTTCTACTAAGTATTCTTGGTTATCTGATTAACTGTTTCTTAGTTATTCTGTTTATTGTAGTTTTAGCCAAGTTCATTCTGGCCAGGCCAGGCAAAGATTTAAATACCATTTTTTTGGGACCACTCATTAAGGACTTTTCAGAAATCATTTTCAATCAGGCGCGCAAGTTTATCCCGATTGAGGAAGAATCTACTCTTTCCATTACCCTTCTGGTGATATTTGTTCTACTCTTCTGGCTGGTAGGTTCTTTCATAATAAAATAAAAAATGATTAATACAATCTGCTGGAAAAAAGGCAAAGTCTATATCTTAGATCAAAGGGAACTCCCTCATAAAGAAGAAGTAATTGAGTGTAAGAACTACCAGAAAGTTGTCCTTTGTATTGAAAAGATGTCCATCCGCGGCGCTCCCGCGATTGGCATTGCTTCTGCGATGGGACTGGCTCTGGGGGCAAGAAGCATCAAGGACAAAACGAAAAGTGGGTTCTTCAAAAAATTAAAAGCAATAGCAAATCGTTTCCTACATACCCGACCAACCGGAGCAAATCTTTTCTGGGCAATTGAGAAGTTGCTTAGCTTAGCCAGAAAGAATCGTAAGAAATCTTTAGAAGAAATCAAATATATTCTTGAAAAGGAAGCCATTAACATACTAAAAGAGGACATTAAATTAAATAAGCAAATTGGCAAAAACGGACTGAAGTTAATTGATAAACCAGCCAATATTCTTACCCATTGCAATACAGGTTCACTGGCTACAGGAGGTTATGGAACAGCCCTGGGAGTGATTAGAGCAGCTTATAGCAAGGGGAAGATAAAGAAAGTTTTTGTGGATGAGACACGTCCGGCACTACAGGGAGCTCGTCTTACTGCGTGGGAGCTTGTTCATGATAAGATTCCATCTGTTTTGGTGACCGATAATATGGCCGGGCATCTTATGCAGAAGGGCGTTGTCGATTGCGTAATTGTGGGCGCCGACCGCATTGCTGCAAATGGCGATGTGGTTAACAAGATCGGGACCTATACTTTGGCTGTTTTAGCAAACCATCACCGTGTTCCCTTCTATGTTGCCGCTCCCTCAGCCACTGTTGATATGAAGACTCATAAGGGTGAAGATATTGTGATTGAACAGAGAAATTCCAAAGAAGTTCTGGAATTCCAAGGAAGGAGAATTGCTCCCAAGAATATGGCTGTGGTCAACCCTGCTTTTGACCTTACGCCACATAAGTTAGTGAGTGCTATCATAACTGAGAGAGGAGTTATCAGGCATCCCAATAGAAGAAAAATGGTCTCACTTTTCACATAAGTGAAAAGAACCTTTGTGGAAGGGGTCGCTGGAGCGACGAATAAGGAGCTCCGTGTTAGCGACGGGAGCGAGATGGTGAGCGCCCAGGATGACTGGTCCCGATGAAATCGGGACGACCGAGCGAAGCGAGGGAAAGGTGCGGACGCGAGACGGTGAGCGCCCCGGGGAACAGAGAGCGAAGCGAACGTCCCGATTTTATCGGGAAGCACAGGCTGATTCACAGGAGATTGAAAAATGGAATACAATAAAACAATAAACCTTCCCACTACCCGGTTTCAGATGAAAGCCGATTTGCCAAATCGGGAACCCCAGATACAGAAAAGGTGGGAAGAAATGGAATTATACGAAGCTATCCAGGAAAAGAATAAGAATAGACCAAGGTATATTCTCCACGACGGTCCACCTTATGCTAATGGAAACATCCATATGGGACATGCCTTAAATAAAATTCTTAAGGATATAATCGTTAAGTTTAAACTGATGGGAGGATTCAATGTTCCCTTTGTTCCTGGATGGGATTGCCATGGACTGCCTATTGAATACCAGCTGTTAAAGAGTTTGGGGCTTAGGAAAGAAGAGATAGACAGGGTTGAATTCCGCAAGAAAGCGCGAGCTTATGCGCAAGAGTTTGCTTCCATTCAGAAAGAAGAGTTCAAGCGATTGGGAATTTTTGGCGACTGGGAAAATCCCTATTTAACGATGTCCTACGATTACGAGGCTAAAATCATCGAGATATTCAAGCGTCTTGTGGGGCAAGGTTATATTTACAGAGGAAAGAAACCAGTCTATTGGTGTGCAAATTGCGAGACAGCTCTGGCCGAAGCCGAAGTAGAATATTCCAATCACACTTCCCATTCTGTTTATGTGAAATTCCCCCTCAAAAAATTGGGAAAAGATAAGGAGACTAAATTACAACTACCTACTTCCGTTCTCATCTGGACAACAACTCCCTGGACTTTGCCCGCTAATGTAGCTCTTGCTTTTCATCCACAATACGAATATGCATGGGTAAAGTTATCTCCTTCGGATTCTTTTTTAAAAAAAGAGATAATAATTGTGGCTAAAGAGTTGATGTCGAATATAATGGAAAAATTAGGGATTAAAAATTATGATATTCTGAAAGTTTGGCAGGGTAAAGATTTCGAAGGAATTGTTTGCTCTCATCCTTTTATGGGAAGGGATTCTCTCGGCATCTTAGCCGATTTCGTGACCTTGAAGGAAGGAACGGGGATAGTGCACATTGCTCCCGGACACGGGCAGGAAGATTACCAAATTGGGTTGAAATATGAGCTTCCGGTTTTAGCTCTTGTAGATGTTAAGGGAAAATTTACTAAAGAAGTTCCACAATTTTCCGGGATGGATGTTTTTTCTTCTAACAAGCTAATTATAGAAAAAATGCAGAATTCCTCTCACCTTCTCTTTTCTGAAGAGATTGTCCATACTTATCCCCACTGTTGGCGCTGCAAGAAGCCACTTATTTTCCGGGCTACGGAACAGTGGTTCCTGGATGTAGATAAAAATAAGCTCAGAGAAAGGATGCTGAAAGCAATAAGAAAGGTGGAATGGATTCCCAAAATTGGAGAAAATAGAATCTCTAGTATGGTGGAAACAAGACCAGATTGGTGTCTTTCCCGTCAAAGGTATTGGGGAGTTCCCCTTCCTATCTTCTATTGTAAAAATTGTGGGGAACCGCTAATGTCTGAAGAGAGCATAAGTGCTGTTCGAGATTTGTTTCTCAGGGAGGGAAGCGATGCCTGGTATATAAAAAGAGAAGAAGAGATTCTGCCAAAAAATATAAAGTGCCCCAAATGCAAAAAAAGAGAATTTGTTAAAGAGAAAGATATTATGGATGTCTGGTTCGATTCTGGGGTCAGTCATGAAGCTGTTCTGAGAGAGCGAGAAAACCTATCCTGGCCCGCAGACTTATACCTGGAGGGCTCAGACCAGCACAGGGGTTGGTTCCAGGCCTCGTTGATTCCTGCAATTGCCTTGGAAAAGGCACCTCCCTTTAAGAGTGTTTTAACTCACGGGTTTGTCGTTGATGGTGAAGGCAGAAAAATGTCCAAATCGATAGGTAACGTAATTGCCCCCCAGGAAATTATCGAAAAGTATGGCGCTGAGATTTTAAGGCTATGGGTTGCTTCGGAAGACTACCGTGAAGATGTGCGCATTTCTTCAGAAATTCTCGGTCACCTTGTCGAAAGTTATCGACGAATCAGAAATACTTTCCGTTTCCTTTTAGGAAACTTGAATGATTTCAATATTTCAAAAAAGGTAAAATACAAAGAGATGTCGGAAATCGATCAGTGGATGCTGCATAGATTGCAGGAATTGATTTCCCAGGTGGTAGACGATTATGAATCCTTCGAATTACATCGAGTTTATAGAGCTATCCACAATTTCTGCACCATAGAGCTTTCCTCATTCTATTTAGATGTGCTTAAGGATAGGCTGTATACTTTTGACAGAAATTCTCTTCCCCGAAGGTCGGCTCAGACGGTTCTTTATGAAATAGCAGTGAGTTTGATTAAACTCACTACACCAATTCTGTCACATACTGCCGAAGAGGCCTGGCAGATGGTGCCAGAGGTTAAGGAGGCGAGTGTCTTTTTGACTAATCTTCCTGGGGTGGAGAAAAAGTATTGGAACGAGCGACTGGCGAAAAAGTGGGAGAAGATTTTGCTCCTCAGGAAAAGTGTGGTGAAGGTACTGGAGATTGCCCGAAAAGAGAAGATTATCGGGAGTTCTCTGGAAGCAGAGGTAGACCTTTATACTCAGGAAAAGAAGTTAGCTACTCTTCTCCATAATTACCAGAGAGATTGGAATGAGATTCTCATTGTTTCTGAAGTGAAGATTCTCCAGGAAATGCCTTCAGTCTCTTCCGGGATAGGGAAGGACAAATCGGAAGTTATGATGAGAAGCGAGGAGATGTCTGAACTATATATTAGAGTGAAAAGGGCGCCGGGAAAGAAGTGTGTGCGCTGCTGGAACTGGAATCCCACTGTGGGAGAGAACAGAGAACATACCCAGCTTTGCGCAAGGTGTGTACAAGTAGTTAAGAATCTGTCAACTTCTCCTGACTGAGGTCAAGAGCTTGTAGCTGAACTCCGTCTCAATTGCTTTTTCGAGCCTTTGACATCAACGCTCGCTACTTCAGGGCTTATTGACTGAAGCCCATTGCCAATAAGAGCTTGCCTATTGACAACAAATTTGGTTGCAATATTTCGAGAACCAAGAAGATCACGATGGAGACTGAATCCACAAAAGGAGCAAATGAATTGAAGCCCATTAGATTTGGTCAAATGTCCACATTTGGGGCAGACTTGAGAGGTGTATTCGGGCTTTATTTTGAAAACAGGAACCCCAACTGCTTGAGCTTTATACTCTACAAATCTCTGAAGCTCGTTAAAAGCCCAAGAATGAAAAAAATACCTCTGCTCTTTTCTCTGTTTCGCTGTTTTTCTGATGCCTTTCAGATCCTCCATAACAATAATAGGTCTTCTGTAGCCTTTTGCAAACTCAACAATTTGTTTAGACACAGTATGGTTTCTATCAGTCTGCCACCGTCTCTCTCGTCCAGAAAGGCGTTGAAGAACTCTCTTGCTGGAACGAGTGCCCTTAGACTGAAGCCCAGATCGTGTCTTGCGGAACCGCTCTTTTTTGTGTTTAAGTTCCCCACCTTTGAAAAATTTGCACCTGCTGTTAGGAACAGAAGCAACAGCAAGGTAGCGTTGCCCAATATCTACTCCAATAACATCAACGGTTTCTTGGAGACTAATATCTTCAATTTCTTTACTCACAGAAATGTTAAAGTAATAACCAGTTCTTTTCTTAATAAGATGACCAGAACCTATCTGCCAGGAGCCATCAAGATACCGTCTCTGGTGGTCTCCAGATACAAATTCTACCTTTTGGCGTCCATAAATAGTATTAAGAGAAAGATATTGTCTGTCTATGATTTTAAAATCTCTCGGATAGTTAAGAAGAATACTCTTTCTACTGAAATTGGGAAGTTTGAATCTCTTATTTTTCCAGGCGGACTTGAAAGTAGAAGTTACCAGCCTTATAGCATTGATAGTCATTTGGGATTTAAGCCCGAATTTTTTCCTAATCTCATGATAGGCTCTTTTTTGAAGTTTAAAAGGAGTAAAGCAGAGTTTTTCTTCTATAGCTATATTAGCGATGTAGTTCAGCGCATTAGTATAAGCTTGAAAAGTATCGGATATAGTATCCGGGAAATCTTTGAGTTTGATAGAGACAGTCCTCTGTATTTTTATCATAAATGTATTATGCCGTACCTTGATGACATTGTCAAATTTTTTAAAAAAGAAAGTGGGGCACTAATTCCTCTCCACGAATGAATTGGGGAGCTTCCTTAGCGCTAATTTTGTGAAGAATCTGTGAGAGTAATTTTTTCCCACTGGAGAATAAAATTATAGTGTACTTAATTACTCTAATTCTACTATCTGTTGACCAGTTCTCTAAGTATATAATTAGACAAAAGATGTCTCTCGCAGAGTCAATTCCGATTATAAAGAGTGTATTCCACATCACTTATGTTGAGAACAGGGGCATTGCTTTCGGGCTTTTTCCTCAAGGGAGCTCTCTTTTTATCGTTATTTCCCTAATTATTATTTTAGGTATTATCTTTTTTGAAAGAAAAAAGGTTATTAAATCATTAAAGGAAAGGTTCTGTTTAGGGTTAATTTTGGGTGGTGCTTTAGGTAATCTTATTGACCGATTGAGGTTCGGGTTTGTAATCGATTTTTTAGATTTCCGCATCTGGCCTGTGTTTAACCTTGCCGATTCTGGTGTCTGTATTGGCGGCATTCTTATGGTATTTTTTCTGTTAAGGAAGCGTCCCTGTAAGGAAAGAACCGTTGGTTAGCGAGACGAAAGAATTTATTGTGCATAAGGGAGAAAAAGGAAAGAGACTCGATTTATATTTGTCTTCTTCTTTTCCTGGCCATTCCAGAAATTCCCTGCAAAAGATGATTGTCCAGGGAGATATACTGGTTAATGGCAAGACTGTTTCCAGACATTATAAAGTTAAGGAAAAAGATGTAGTAACCATAAATCTACCTCCAGTTAAGCCTCACAAGGCATTTCCTGAGAAGATTCCTCTGAATATCATCTATGAAGATAAAGCTGTAATTGTACTCAATAAACCGGCGGGCATAGTAGTCCATCCCGCATGTGGAAACTATTCGGGCACATTGGTGAATGCTCTTCTATACCATTTTCCTAGTTTAGATAAGGGAAAATTTCTCGATATTAATCGAGTGGGGATTGTTCACCGCCTGGATAAGGACACTTCTGGAGTTATGGTTGTTGCCAAAAATAACACCTCCTTGTCCCGTTTAGCCAAACAGTTTGAAAATAGAAAAGTGGAAAAGGTATACTTGGCCTTAGTTTTTGGGAAAATTATAAATCCCGAAGGAAGTATTGAGGCGCCAGTGGGGAGAAAGATTACAGACCGGAGAAAGATGGCTGTAACCTCGATAAGTAGCCGCCAGGCAATTACTGATTTTAGAGTACATGAAATTTTAGGAGATTTTACACTTTTGGAGGTAAGACCAAAGACAGGGAGGACGCATCAGATAAGGGTCCATCTGGCACACATCGGACATCCTGTTGTAGGAGATAGTGAGTATGGACGGCCTGCTCCAAAGAATTGGGGAGTGAGCCGACAGCTTCTACACGCATATAAATTGGGATTCATTCATCCTGTTAAAAAGGATTGGGTAAAATTTACTGCTCCCCTCCCCAGGGAATTCAAAAAAGTAATTGCTCAGTTAAGAAAGGATATGAAAATAGAAGGGAATGGTTGAGAAAAGAAAATATCGCGAATTGTTCAAAAGCAAAGACCTGGTGAGCTTCCGAGTTAACCAGAAAGAAACAGACATATACGTAGCTGTAAATGGTAGAGAAAAGAGAAAGCTAAAGAGTATTATCGCCAAAACAGAGAAATTGGTAGGAGATTACCGTCGGGATATTGAAAATTATATAAAGAATTATCCGATTTTTGAAGTAAGTTTTAGACCCGTGGCTGTAGATTCCAATGCTCCAGAAATTATTAAACAGATGGCCCAGGCAGCGCTACTTGCCAATGTAGGTCCCTTTGCCTCAGTAGCCGGAGCAATCGCTGGTGCAGTGGGAAGGAAATTGTCGGAAGAGATTTCCGATGTAATAATTGAAAATGGTGGAGATGTGTTTATAAAAACTAGCAAAACACGCAAAGTGGGAATATATTATGGTTCGAAAGAGATTTCTAACGGATTTGGTCTGGAAGTCCATTCTCCAGATACTCCCCTGGGAATCTGTGCTTCCAGTGGAACTCGTGGCCATTCTTTCAGTTTTGGTCGAGCCGATGTGGCCGTGGCTGTTTCTAATTCCACTGCTTTAGCTGATGCCTGTGCTACAGCTATGGGAAATTTAGTAAAGGAAAATAGAGATATCGCCAAAGGAATCAATTTTGCCAAGAGTATCGAAGGGATTAAGGGAGTAGTTATAATTAAAGGTGGTCAATTTGGATTC is drawn from bacterium and contains these coding sequences:
- the ileS gene encoding isoleucine--tRNA ligase, which encodes MEYNKTINLPTTRFQMKADLPNREPQIQKRWEEMELYEAIQEKNKNRPRYILHDGPPYANGNIHMGHALNKILKDIIVKFKLMGGFNVPFVPGWDCHGLPIEYQLLKSLGLRKEEIDRVEFRKKARAYAQEFASIQKEEFKRLGIFGDWENPYLTMSYDYEAKIIEIFKRLVGQGYIYRGKKPVYWCANCETALAEAEVEYSNHTSHSVYVKFPLKKLGKDKETKLQLPTSVLIWTTTPWTLPANVALAFHPQYEYAWVKLSPSDSFLKKEIIIVAKELMSNIMEKLGIKNYDILKVWQGKDFEGIVCSHPFMGRDSLGILADFVTLKEGTGIVHIAPGHGQEDYQIGLKYELPVLALVDVKGKFTKEVPQFSGMDVFSSNKLIIEKMQNSSHLLFSEEIVHTYPHCWRCKKPLIFRATEQWFLDVDKNKLRERMLKAIRKVEWIPKIGENRISSMVETRPDWCLSRQRYWGVPLPIFYCKNCGEPLMSEESISAVRDLFLREGSDAWYIKREEEILPKNIKCPKCKKREFVKEKDIMDVWFDSGVSHEAVLRERENLSWPADLYLEGSDQHRGWFQASLIPAIALEKAPPFKSVLTHGFVVDGEGRKMSKSIGNVIAPQEIIEKYGAEILRLWVASEDYREDVRISSEILGHLVESYRRIRNTFRFLLGNLNDFNISKKVKYKEMSEIDQWMLHRLQELISQVVDDYESFELHRVYRAIHNFCTIELSSFYLDVLKDRLYTFDRNSLPRRSAQTVLYEIAVSLIKLTTPILSHTAEEAWQMVPEVKEASVFLTNLPGVEKKYWNERLAKKWEKILLLRKSVVKVLEIARKEKIIGSSLEAEVDLYTQEKKLATLLHNYQRDWNEILIVSEVKILQEMPSVSSGIGKDKSEVMMRSEEMSELYIRVKRAPGKKCVRCWNWNPTVGENREHTQLCARCVQVVKNLSTSPD
- a CDS encoding transposase → MIKIQRTVSIKLKDFPDTISDTFQAYTNALNYIANIAIEEKLCFTPFKLQKRAYHEIRKKFGLKSQMTINAIRLVTSTFKSAWKNKRFKLPNFSRKSILLNYPRDFKIIDRQYLSLNTIYGRQKVEFVSGDHQRRYLDGSWQIGSGHLIKKRTGYYFNISVSKEIEDISLQETVDVIGVDIGQRYLAVASVPNSRCKFFKGGELKHKKERFRKTRSGLQSKGTRSSKRVLQRLSGRERRWQTDRNHTVSKQIVEFAKGYRRPIIVMEDLKGIRKTAKQRKEQRYFFHSWAFNELQRFVEYKAQAVGVPVFKIKPEYTSQVCPKCGHLTKSNGLQFICSFCGFSLHRDLLGSRNIATKFVVNRQALIGNGLQSISPEVASVDVKGSKKQLRRSSATSS
- a CDS encoding UPF0280 family protein, which codes for MVEKRKYRELFKSKDLVSFRVNQKETDIYVAVNGREKRKLKSIIAKTEKLVGDYRRDIENYIKNYPIFEVSFRPVAVDSNAPEIIKQMAQAALLANVGPFASVAGAIAGAVGRKLSEEISDVIIENGGDVFIKTSKTRKVGIYYGSKEISNGFGLEVHSPDTPLGICASSGTRGHSFSFGRADVAVAVSNSTALADACATAMGNLVKENRDIAKGINFAKSIEGIKGVVIIKGGQFGFWGDIRIISI
- a CDS encoding RluA family pseudouridine synthase — protein: MVSETKEFIVHKGEKGKRLDLYLSSSFPGHSRNSLQKMIVQGDILVNGKTVSRHYKVKEKDVVTINLPPVKPHKAFPEKIPLNIIYEDKAVIVLNKPAGIVVHPACGNYSGTLVNALLYHFPSLDKGKFLDINRVGIVHRLDKDTSGVMVVAKNNTSLSRLAKQFENRKVEKVYLALVFGKIINPEGSIEAPVGRKITDRRKMAVTSISSRQAITDFRVHEILGDFTLLEVRPKTGRTHQIRVHLAHIGHPVVGDSEYGRPAPKNWGVSRQLLHAYKLGFIHPVKKDWVKFTAPLPREFKKVIAQLRKDMKIEGNG
- the lspA gene encoding signal peptidase II, with the protein product MYLITLILLSVDQFSKYIIRQKMSLAESIPIIKSVFHITYVENRGIAFGLFPQGSSLFIVISLIIILGIIFFERKKVIKSLKERFCLGLILGGALGNLIDRLRFGFVIDFLDFRIWPVFNLADSGVCIGGILMVFFLLRKRPCKERTVG